The proteins below are encoded in one region of Triticum aestivum cultivar Chinese Spring chromosome 1B, IWGSC CS RefSeq v2.1, whole genome shotgun sequence:
- the LOC123077299 gene encoding uncharacterized protein, translated as MPSTPSMAPDPLNNASNSYYMLLRVLFFRLVLGLQVESSLSMEIIAFWLWLQQGNGQVGYLEHIYSLGDNHFRAIASSAKRFLEVLHFAFDGSEARSIPRSDFQNQAIEGISLYLNTICYEALEDLRERIEMKFVRNQMRYLRQEAYGQSRTDRVPAASSMTDLYQEAYGESSHEQIPNISMTDLYQEVYGESSHEQIPNRSKHLLTKIKALYANNPKHHGEGTSSRNIHVQTSQLRHGECSSSSNIHAQTSHMLRHDYQSTSHLAALLDKLILRENHNDAITQQLSDIPIPPDERTLFVTFSNGYPLTKDELHEFFMRHYGDIEEISVEEPIESRPPLYAHVTFYSQMTLFRVLDGNRRVKFMTRGKHLWARQYVPKKKKPDV; from the exons ATGCCTTCCACACCTTCCATGGCACCAGATCCACTGAATAATGCTTCAAATTCTTACTATATGCTACTTCGAGTGTTGTTCTTTCGTTTGGTCCTCGGTCTTCAAGTTGAGTCTTCCCTTTCCATGGAGATAATTGCCTTTTGGTTGTGGCTCCAACAAGGGAATGGCCAAGTTGGTTACCTTGAGCACATATACTCTCTTGGTGACAATCATTTTCGCGCAATTGCTTCTTCCGCAAAACGTTTTCTGGAAGTTCTCCATTTTGCGTTTGATGGTTCAGAGGCTAGATCTATACCAAGAAGTGACTTTCAGAATCAAGCTATTGAAGGAATTTCTCTCTACCTCAATACTATCTGTTATGAGGCCTTAGAAGATCTTCGAGAAAGGATAGAGATGAAATTTGTCCGTAATCAGATGAGATACCTGCGCCAAGAAGCCTATGGACAGTCCAGGACAGATCGGGTTCCTGCTGCAAGCTCG ATGACAGATCTATACCAAGAGGCCTATGGAGAATCATCGCATGAACAGATTCCTAATATCTCA ATGACAGATCTATACCAAGAGGTCTATGGAGAATCATCGCATGAACAGATTCCTAATAGATCG AAACACCTTCTTACCAAGATCAAGGCTTTGTATGCTAACAATCCGAAGCATCATGGAGAAGGCACAAGTTCTAGAAATATCCATGTTCAAACAAGTCAATTGCGTCATGGAGAATGCTCAAGTTCAAGTAACATCCATGCTCAAACAAGTCATATGCTCCGCCATGACTATCAGTCCACCTCCCATTTGGCAGCATTGCTGGATAAGTTGATCTTAAGAGAGAACCATAATGATGCA ATCACGCAACAACTATCTGATATTCCAATTCCACCTGATGAGAGAACTTTGTTCGTGACATTTTCTAATGGCTACCCACTGACCAAAGATGAACTACATGAATTTTTTATGAG GCACTATGGAGATATTGAAGAAATAAGTGTAGAGGAGCCAATCGAAAGTAGGCCACCACTTTACGCACACGTTACATTTTACTCGCAGATGACACTATTCCGTGTTCTTGATGGGAACAGGAGAGTCAAGTTCATGACCAGGGGAAAACATCTATGGGCTCGACAGTATGTGCCAAAGAAGAAGAAACCTGATGTCTGA